Proteins from one Syngnathus scovelli strain Florida chromosome 17, RoL_Ssco_1.2, whole genome shotgun sequence genomic window:
- the LOC125985023 gene encoding complement C1q-like protein 3, producing the protein MIATGVCGVALVLVLVVLIPAMVNSAGTPARYEMLGACQMVCDPHGTTTAPAKAASEPVKDNRLVQSLPTFIQGPQGEPGRAGRMGPRGPVGEPGPPGPAGPPGERGAPGPPGPSGASGPTGAISAATYSTVPKIAFYAGLKKQHEGYEVLKFDDVVTNLGNHYDPATGKFTCSIPGIYYFTYHVLMRGGDGTSMWADLCKNNQVRASAIAQDADQNYDYASNSVVLHLEPGDEIYIKLDGGKAHGGNNNKYSTFSGFMLYAD; encoded by the exons ATGATCGCGACCGGTGTGTGCGGCGTGGCGCTGGTTTTGGTTCTGGTGGTGCTCATCCCGGCCATGGTCAACTCCGCCGGAACCCCAGCCCGCTACGAGATGCTCGGCGCCTGCCAAATGGTGTGCGACCCCCACGGGACCACCACGGCGCCAGCGAAGGCGGCCAGTGAACCGGTCAAAGACAACCGCCTGGTGCAATCGCTGCCCACCTTCATTCAGGGTCCGCAAGGCGAGCCGGGACGCGCGGGGAGGATGGGTCCGAGGGGCCCCGTGGGGGAGCCCGGACCGCCCGGACCCGCCGGCCCGCCTGGGGAACGAGGGGCGCCCGGTCCTCCGGGTCCATCGGGAGCGAGCGGACCCACGGGGGCCATTAGCGCGGCCACGTACAGCACGGTGCCAAAGATCGCCTTCTATGCAGGACTCAAGAAGCAACACGAGGGCTATGAGGTGCTCAAGTTCGACGACGTGGTCACCAACCTGGGCAACCACTACGATCCGGCTACCGGCAAGTTCACGTGCTCCATACCGGGGATTTACTACTTCACGTACCACGTGCTGATGCGTGGTGGCGACGGAACCAGCATGTGGGCAGACCTCTGCAAGAATAATCAG GTGCGCGCCAGTGCCATTGCGCAGGACGCCGACCAGAACTACGACTACGCCAGCAACAGCGTGGTGCTGCACCTGGAGCCCGGCGACGAGATCTACATCAAGCTGGACGGTGGCAAGGCGCACGGCGGCAACAACAACAAGTACAGCACCTTTTCGGGCTTCATGTTGTACGCCGACTAA
- the pter gene encoding phosphotriesterase-related protein — protein sequence MAELSGKVQTVLGLLDPDQLGRTMTHEHLTMTFECCYVPPPPEYRQTAENPFQMRHGHWLRQNPYSCHENLLLCQETEAVRDELLAYKKAGGGSVVENTTTGIDRDLPTLRRLAKETGVNIVAGAGYYVDCTHSDDTRKMSVEKLTDIIIGEVLHGADGTDIRCGVIGEIGTGWPITDSERKVLRAAAHAQAQLGCPVIIHPGRNAAAPTEVVRILQEAGGDIGKTVMSHLDRTIFSYSELLDFAENGSYLEYDLFGLETLNYVFNRDVDMPSDSQRINALAFLVKEGYEDKIVIAHDIHTKDRLCKYGGHGYSHILLNIVPKMLTRGISQTQVNKILVDNPKRWLTFK from the exons ATGGCCGAGCTGAGCGGAAAGGTCCAGACCGTCTTGGGTCTGCTGGACCCAGACCAGTTGGGCCGCACCATGACCCACGAGCACCTGACCATGACCTTTGAGTGCTGCTACGTACCCCCGCCACCAGAGTACCGCCAAACAGCCGAGAACCCCTTCCAGATGCGCCACGGGCACTGGCTGAGGCAGAACCCGTACAGCTGCCACGAGAACCTGCTCCTGTGCCAGGAGACGGAGGCTGTGCGTGATGAGCTGCTGGCCTACAAGAAGGCGGGCGGCGGGAGCGTGGTGGAGAACACCACCACGGGCATTGACCGGGATCTGCCCACCCTCAGGAGGCTGGCCAAGGAAACCGGGGTCAACATCGTGGCGGGGGCCGGCTACTATGTGGACTGCACGCACTCGGACGATACGAGGAAAATGAGTGTGGAGAAG CTGACGGACATCATCATAGGCGAGGTCCTCCACGGTGCCGACGGGACGGACATCCGCTGCGGCGTGATCGGTGAGATCGGCACCGGCTGGCCCATCACGGACAGCGAGAGGAAGGTGCTGCGGGCGGCGGCCCATGCCCAAGCCCAGCTCGGCTGCCCGGTCATCATCCATCCCGGCCGCAACGCCGCCGCTCCGACCGAGGTCGTCCGCATTCTTCAGGAAGCAGGGGGCGACATCGGCAAGACGGTCATGTCGCATCTGGACAG GACCATCTTCAGctactctgaacttctggatttcGCCGAGAACGGGAGTTACCTGGAATACGACCTCTTTGGATTGGAGACTCTTAACTACGTCTTCAACCGGGACGTGGACATGCCCAGTGACAGCCAGAGAATCAACGC CTTGGCCTTCCTGGTGAAAGAAGGCTACGAGGACAAGATCGTGATCGCGCACGACATCCACACCAAGGACCGCCTGTGCAAGTACGGCGGCCACGGCTACTCACACATCCTGCTCAACATTGTGCCCAAGATGCTGACGCGGGGCATCTCGCAGACGCAGGTAAACAAGATTCTGGTAGATAACCCCAAACGCTGGCTCACCTTCAAATGA